GATCAGCGACGGCCGGTCGGTCTCGGCGATCGCCTTCTGGTAGGCGTCGTACAGCGCCTGGACGTCCTCGACGTAGTCGTCGGAACGCTTCCACTCCACCGTCTGCACGTGCCAGCCGTAGGCGTCGTAGCGCTCGGCGACGTTCTCCGACAGGGCGATCGTGGTGTCGTCCTCGATGGAGATCTTGTTCTCGTCGTACAGCGCGATCAGGTGGCCGAGCTTCTGGTGCGCGGCCAGCGAGCTGACCTCGTGGCTGATGCCCTCCTCGATGTCACCGTCACTGACGATCGTGAAGATCCGGTGGTCGAACGGGCTGGTGCCGGCGGGGGCGTCCGGGTCGAGCAGACCGCGCTCGCGGCGGGCGGCCATGGCCATGCCGACGGCGTTGCCGAGACCCTGTCCCAGCGGACCCGTCGTCGTCTCCACCCCGGCGGTGTGCCCGTGCTCGGGGTGACCCGGGGTGCGGCTGCCCCACTTGCGGAAGTGCTTGAGGTCTTCCAGGTCGAGCAGGCCGGCGAAGAAGAGCTGGATGTAGAGCGTGAGGCTGGTGTGGCCGGCGGACAGCACGAACCGGTCGCGCGCGATCCAGTCGGGGTCGGCGGGGTCGTAGCGCATCAGCCGTTGGAAGAGGAGGTACGCCGCGGGCGCCAGGCTCATCGCGGTGCCGGGGTGGCCGTTGCCGGATTTCTCGACCGCGTCCATGGCGAGCGCGCGGATCGTGTCCACGGCCCGCTTGTCCACGTCGGTCCAGTCGAGGGGGGCGAGTGCGTCGCTGGAAGTCATACGGCTGATCGACTCCTGTCAGGAGATGCGGAAGCCATCGTTTGCGAGCCTACCCACGTGCGGATCTGCTCGCGCGGCGGTGCCGTCCACCGCGCAGCCCGGGATCGGTCCGGATTCACCCGCGCGGTGCGGCGCAGTTCTCCGGCCTACCCGGCACGAGGCGCCGGAACCCTCCCCGCGAGGCGGCCGATGTGTCCGGACTGTGGGGGTATGGGCAGCGTATGAGCCCCTGCCCGCGGGGCACCGCAAGCCCGGGGACGGCCTGCCGGGGTACGGCTCCTAGACTTGCGCCGATCGTGCGGCCGGACCGTCCGGCCGATCCGCACTCCCGGTGACGAGGTGTTCGTGGCGGCAGTCGACTCCGGCCCCATCGCTTCTGGCCCCACCACCTCGGGGTCGCGCACCTCGGGCCACCGCACCTCCGACGACCGCACCTCCGGGCCGCGCGCGGGGGACGGGCACACCTCCCCGCCGCGCCGGGCGCACTGGCGGGACGTCGTGGCGGCGTACGTCGCGCTCACCAAGCCCCGCATCATCGAGCTCCTCCTCGTCACCACCGTGCCGGTGATGTTCCTCGCCCAGCGAGGCGTCCCGTCGCTCGGCCTGGTGTTCGCCACGATGGTCGGCGGCATCGCCGCCGCGGGCAGCGCCAACACCCTCAACTGCGTACTCGACCGCGACATCGACGAGCGGATGCGCCGCACCCGCCGGCGGCCCCTGCCCCGGCACGCGGTGGGCCCGCGCAACGCCGCGGTCTTCGGCCTCGTGCTCGGCCTGGTCGCGACGCTGTGGCTGGGCTTCCTCGTCAACTGGCTGTCGGCCGGGCTCGCGCTGGCCGCGAACGCGTTCTACATCCTCGTCTACACGCTGGTGCTGAAGCGGCGTACGTCACAGAACATCGTGTGGGGCGGCATCGCCGGCTGTTTCCCGGTGGTGATCGGGTGGACGGCGGTACGCGGTTCGCTCGACTGGGCGCCCCTCGCGCTGGTGCTGGTGGTGTTCTTCTGGACGCCGCCGCACACCTGGACGCTGGCGATGCGCTACCGCGAGGACTACGCCGAGGCCGGCGTGCCGATGCTGCCGGTGGTCGCCACCGAGCGCGCCGTGGCCCGGCAGGTGGTGGCCTACTCCGCCGCGACGGTGCTGGCCTCCCTGGCGCTGTGGCCGATCGCACCGACCGGCTGGCTGTACCCCGTCGCCGCCGCCGTGCTGGGCGCCGTCGTCATGGTGGAGGCGTTCGCGCTGGTACGCCGGGTGGCGCGCGGGCAGACCGGTCCCGCGCTGCGGCCGATGCGCTTCTTCCACTGGTCCAACCTCTACCTCGCGCTGTTGTTCGTGGCGGTCGCGCTCGACCCGCTGCTGACCCGCTGACCGTTCCCGAACACATCCGCCGCGCGGACCCCTCGCCTGCGTAGGCTGAAGATCGGTCGTCGCGCGCCCGGGCGCGACGTGGCGATGGGACATGCTGTGAA
This Actinopolymorpha cephalotaxi DNA region includes the following protein-coding sequences:
- a CDS encoding heme o synthase, translated to MAAVDSGPIASGPTTSGSRTSGHRTSDDRTSGPRAGDGHTSPPRRAHWRDVVAAYVALTKPRIIELLLVTTVPVMFLAQRGVPSLGLVFATMVGGIAAAGSANTLNCVLDRDIDERMRRTRRRPLPRHAVGPRNAAVFGLVLGLVATLWLGFLVNWLSAGLALAANAFYILVYTLVLKRRTSQNIVWGGIAGCFPVVIGWTAVRGSLDWAPLALVLVVFFWTPPHTWTLAMRYREDYAEAGVPMLPVVATERAVARQVVAYSAATVLASLALWPIAPTGWLYPVAAAVLGAVVMVEAFALVRRVARGQTGPALRPMRFFHWSNLYLALLFVAVALDPLLTR